The DNA region ACAATTAGCACAAGCTGAAGCACAATTAGTAAACGCCAAGAACAATCTGTCGTATACCAGTGTAACCAGCCCCAGCGATGGTGTAGTAGGTAGCATCCCCTACCGTGTAGGTAGCTTGGTGAGCCCTTCCGTTGCCACTCCGCTGACTACCGTTGCCGATATTTCTGAAATGTACGCTTACTTCTCCATGACTGAAAGGCAATTACTTTCACAAATACGCGAGGGTGGCAGCACCAAGGAAATCCTGGAGAAGATGCCTGACGTGCAGTTGCAACTCATCGACGGAACCATGTATGCCGACAGCGGACGTGTGGAAACAATCAGTGGCGTTATCGAACAGAAGACAGGCTCTGTAACCATGCGTGCCCTCTTCCCCAACCAGCGTAACGTTCTGCGCAGTGGAAGTACCGGTAATGTGGTATTCCCCAACCCGATGACGAATGTTATTATGATACCTCAATCAGCCACTACAGAAATACAGGATAAGAAGTTCGTATTCGTAGTGCAGCCTGACAACACCCTGAAGAATACGGAAATCCAGGTGTTCAAGCTGAATGATGGTAAGTATTACTACGTAACCGAAGGTTTGAAAGCCGGTGATAAAGTAGTAATGGAAGGTGTGCAGAACCTGAGAGACGGAGCATCTATCACTCCTATCACTCCTGCCGAAAAAGAGGCTGAATATCAGAAAGCACTGAAAGACCAAAAAGAAGGTAATATCCAAACTGCGTTCAATTAACGAATCACCCCCTCCTAATCACTAAATAACATGAAATTAGATAGATTTATTAATCGTCCGGTACTATCTACGGTAATCTCCGTGCTGATAGTGATCCTGGGTCTTATTGGTCTGGCAACCTTGCCTATCACCCAATACCCGGACATTGCACCGCCAACCGTATCGGTGCGCGCCACCTACACGGGTGCCAACGCCCAAACGGTGTTGAACTCCGTTATTGCACCGCTGGAAGACCAGATCAACGGTGTAGAGAACATGATGTACATGACTTCCAATGCCACCAACAGTGGTTCCGCTGATATTTCCGTTTACTTCAAGCAGGGAACCAATCCGGATATGGCTGCCGTAAACGTACAGAACCGTGTATCTATGGCACAAGGTCTGCTGCCTGCTGAAGTAACCAAGGTAGGTGTGACGACACAAAAGAGACAGACTTCTATGTTGATGGTATTCTCTATTTATGATGAGACGGACCAATACAACATCGAATTCCTCGAAAACTATGCCAACATCAACCTTATTCCTGAAGTAAAACGTGTGGCCGGTGTAGGTGACGCAATGGTGTTGGGTACTGACTACTCCATGCGTATCTGGCTGAAGCCTGACGTAATGGCTCAGTATAAATTGATACCTAATGATGTAGCGGCAGCTTTGGCAGAACAGAATATCGAGGCTGCCCCCGGACAGTTTGGTGAACGTGGTAACCAGACATTCCAATATACAATACGTTACAAAGGACGTCTGCAACAGTCGGAAGAATTTGAGAACATCGTTATCAAAGCAATGGAAAACGGAGAAGTACTCCGTCTGAAAGATATTGCTGATATCGAGTTGGGACGTCTGACCTATAGTTTCAATAACACCGTAAACGGTCATAAGGCCGTCAGCTGTATTGTATTCCAGATGGCCGGAAGTAATGCTACACAAACCATCAGTGACCTGGAGACATTGTTGAATGACTATTCCGATAAACTGCCCGCAGGCTTGCATATCAATATTGCACAGAGTGCCAACGACTTCTTGTTCGCCTCTATTCATGAGGTAATCAAGACATTGATCGAGGCCTTTATCCTGGTGTTCATCGTAGTATATGTCTTCCTGCAGGATTTCCGTTCTACATTGATTCCTGCCATCGCTATTCCGGTAGCATTGATCGCAACGTTCTTCGTACTGAAACTAATCGGCTTCAGTATCAACTTGCTGACCCTTTCAGCCATGGTGCTCGCCATTGCGATAGTGGTCGACGATGCCATAGTCGTCGTCGAGGGTGTCCATGCGAAGTTGGACCAGGGGTATAAGTCTGCCCGTGCCGCTTCCATCGATGCCATGAGTGAACTGGGTGGTGCCATCGTTTCTATTACGCTGGTCATGATGTCTGTATTTATCCCTGTAAGTTTCATGGGTGGTACGGCAGGTATATTTTACCGGCAGTTCGGTCTGACGATGGCTATCGCTATCGGTTTCTCCGCATTGAACGCTTTGACGTTGAGTCCGGCATTGTGTGCCATCTTCCTGAAACCGCATGATGAGCATGGTGAAAAGAAATCGACATTTATCAGCCGTTTCCATACAGGCTTCAATGTAGCTTATGACAAGATGCTGAAGAAATACAAAAATAATGTATTGTTCTTCATCCAAAAGAAATGGTTGAGTTTCGGTCTTGTAGCCGGTTCCATCGTATTACTGATTTTCTTCATGAAGATTACTCCGACGGGTATGGTGCCTAACGAAGATACGGGTACTATCATGGGTGTAGTAACTCTGCCTCCGGGTACTTCACAGGAACGCGCACAAGAGGTGCTGCACCGTGTAGACAGCCTTGTGGCCGCCGAACCGGCTGTTGCATCCCGTACAGTGATTTCCGGTTATAGCTTCATCGGCGGACAGGGACCTTCTTACGGTTCTATCATCATCAAGCTGAAAAACTGGGACGAACGTTCCACAATGCAGAATTCAAACATCGTCTACATCACGCTCTTTATGCGTGCACAGAAGATTATCAAAGAAGCGCAGGTACTGTTCTTCGCTCCTCCTATGATTTCTGGTTACTCTGCATCCAGCGACATCGAGTTGAATATGCAGGATAAGACCGGTGGTGACCTGAACCACTTCTTCGATGTAGTGAAATCTTATAATGCCGCATTGGAAGCACGCCCGGAAATCAACTCGGCAAAGACGACCTTCAATCCGAGCTTCCCGCAGTATATGCTGGACATCGACGCTGCTGCCTGTAAGAAAGCGGGTATCAGTCCGAGCGACATCCTCAGCACTATGCAGGGGTACTTCGGCGGTCTGTATGCTTCTAACTTTAACAGTTTCGGTAAGATGTACCGTGTAATGGTTCAGGCAGAGCCGGAAGCAACCAAGAATCTGGAATCATTGTCCAGCATCAAGGTGCGCAACGGCGATGAAATGGCCCCGATAACTCAGTTCGTTTCCATCAAGAAGGTATACGGACCCGATATTATCAGCCGCTTCAACTTGTATACTTCTATGAAAGTAATGGTTGCCCCAGCTTCCGGATATACTTCCGGTCAGGCACTGGCGGCTATCGCCGAGGTTGCCAAAGAGAACCTACCTGCCGGTTTCGCTTACGAATTGGGAGGTATGGCACGTGAAGAAGCCGAAACCAGTGGTAGCACCACAGGATTGATCTTCGTTCTCTGCTTCGTATTCGTTTACCTGTTGCTGAGTGCACAGTATGAAAGTTACATCTTGCCGCTTGCCGTACTGTTGTCTATTCCGTTTGGTCTGTTGGGTAGCTTCCTGTTCGTCAACGGTATGAGCGCCATCGGTAATATCTCCATTCTGAAAATGATAATGGGGTCCATGTCCAACGACATTTATATGCAGATTGCATTGATCATGTTGATGGGTCTGTTGGCGAAGAATGCCATCTTAATTATTGAGTTTGCCCTCGACCGTCGCAAGATGGGTATGAGTATTACGTGGGCAGCCGTACTGGGTGCCGCAGCCCGTCTGCGTCCTATCTTGATGACATCACTGGCCATGATCGTCGGTTTGATTCCGTTGATGATGGCATCCGGTGCAGGTGCCAATGGTAACCGTACGCTGGGTACCTCTGCCATCGGCGGTATGTTAATCGGTATGATTCTTCAGATCTTTATCGTACCGGCCCTGTTCGTTGCATTCCAATATCTGCAAGAGAAGATTAAACCGATGGAATGGGCTGATGTGGATAACTCTGATGCAGAACCTGAAATTGAGCAATACACGAAATAAATTAAGAATGAGGAATGAGGAATGAAGAATTAGAAACGTGATAGTAAAGAAACGACGCCGAGGAAATCCTTCATTCATCATTCATCATTCTTCATTAAAACAAATGAATATGAAGAAACAAATTATAACTCTGATGTGTGCAACTGCTCTTTTAAGTAGTTGCCATATCTACAAATCATACGACAGACCCGAAGATATTACGGCTGCCGGACTGTATCGCGACACGACAGCTGTGAACGATACACTGGCTGCGGATACAGCAAACTTCGGCAACCTGCCTTGGAGGGAAGTATTTACCGACCCTCAGTTGCAAGCGCTCATCGAACAAGCACTTGCCAATAATCCAGATTTGCGCAGCGCCGCTCTGAACGTGAAGAAGGCAGAAGCTGCACTTATGTCTGCACGTCTGGCTTATGCTCCCACGCTTGCACTGTCTCCGCAAGGAACCGTAAGCAGCTGGGATAAGGGAAAAGCTACGCAAACTTATTCGCTTCCTGTTACAGCAAGCTGGCAAATTGATCTGTTCGGTCAGATACTGAACCCGAAACGTGGTGCACAGGTGTCTCTGAAACAGACACAGTTCTATGAACAAGCGGTGCAAACTCAGGTAATCGCTAATGTAGCCAATATATACTACACATTGTTGATGCTCGACCGCCAGTTGCAGATAACAGAATCCACAGCCGATATCCTGAAAAAGAATGTGGAAACCGTAGAGGCTATGAAGGATGCAGGCATATACAATACGACTTCTGCCGGAGTAGAACAAACCCGTGCAGCTTACGCGCAGGTGCTGGCATCTCTGCCAGGCATGCGCCAAAGCATTCGTGAAACAGAAAATGCTCTTTGCCTGATGTTGAATCAACCGGCACAGGAAATAGAACGCGGTGTATTGGAAAACCAGCAATTACCGACAGAATTTTCAGCCGGTATCCCTTTGCAACTATTGTCTAACCGCCCCGATGTAAAGGCTGCCGAGATGTCTCTTGCTGCAAGTTATTACGATACTAACAGCGCACGTGCGGCTTTCTATCCGCAGATTACATTGAGTGGTTCGGCAGGATGGACTAACAGTGCAGGTTCTGCAATTGTGAATCCGGGTAAGTTACTGGCTTCCGCCATAGGGTCATTGACACAACCGTTGTTCTATCGCGGCGCTAATATCGCCCGTCTGAAACAGGCCAAAGCACAGGAAGAGCAATCCAAAATCCAGTTCCAGACCACTTTGCTGAAAGCTGGAAACGAAGTGAGCAACGCCTTATATCAATATCAGATGACTTCCGAAAAGGCTGTTTCTCGTGAAATCCAGGTAAATTCCGCCCGTAAAGCTGCGGAAGATACAAAAGAATTGTTTAACTTAGGCACGTCAACGTATCTGGAAGTTCTGTCTGCTGAGCAATCTTACCTCAGTGCACAAACCTCCGAGGTATCCGACACTTTCGACCGCATGCAAGCTGTTATCAGCCTGTACCAGGCGCTCGGAGGAGGCAGAAAGTAATAACTAAAAACTAATTACTATGATAAGTCCATTAGCATTTGTAGATCCTGCCGCAAAGCTCGGCAAGAATGTAACGGTCCAGCCTTTTGCATATATCGAAGGCGATGTGGAAATTGGAGATGATTGTATCATCATGTCCGGTGCGCGTATCCTCGACGGTACGCGTATGGGGCAAAAGAATAAAGTGCATCATGGAGCCGTACTTGGTACCACCCCGCAAGATTTCCACTATACAGGTGAGAAAAGTATGTTGATCATCGGCGACCAGAACGACATTCGCGAGAACGTGGTTGTGAGCCGCGCTACACATGAAGGAGATGCTACACGTATCGGAAACGAGAACTTTCTGATGGATAGCGTACACCTTTGCCATGACGTGCAAATAGGTAACCATTGTGTACTGGGACTTAAGACTATCGTAGCCGGTGACTGTCGTATCAGCGACTTTACGATTCTAAGCAGTAACGTCATCTTGCAACAGAAATGCCACATCGGAAGTTGGGTACTGATACAGTCAGGATGCCGCATTGCGAAAGATGTACCACCGTATGTTATCATGAACGGTAATCCGGCAAGTTATCACGGAATTAATGCTGTTGTGCTACAGCACAAGCACCAGGTTTCCGAACGCATTCTACGCCATATCGTAAATGCTTACCGACTGATTTATCAAGGTAACTTCAGCATCCACGATGCCTTGCAAAAGATTGAGGACCAAGTGCCGATGAGTGATGAGATACACAATATCATCAACTTCGTGCGAGATTCCAAAGGCATTGTAAAATAAAGGAATACTCCTTATTCAGAAGGCGGTCGGGTTTACTCGTCCGCCTTTTTTGTTATCTTTGCACCACCTTACCCATTCAATTATGAGAAAGAAGAAAAAACAAACGAATAGCAAGAAACAACTGACGCTCCTGATTATCCTGATCATATGCAGCATCGTCACCACTTATCAAACAACGAACTCTAAAGAAAAAGCTACTGGTATTGAACAAACAGAAACCATCGTTCAGAATCTTCCCCTGAATTCTGATATATACATCAAGCAAACCATTGCCCCAGGTATCCCCGAAATACTGTTGCAACGCACCGGATACCTCGTATCCTACAACTCCAACACCCGCATAGCCAACTGGGTAGCCTGGAAACTGACTCCCGAACGTTTAAAGGAAAATACCGAGCGAATCAATAGCTTCCGTCCCGACCCTGACCTACCTAAGAGTAAAGCCGTCACCACGCAAGACTATAAAGGTAGTGGCTGGGACCGTGGGCACCTTTGTCCGGCAGGTGACAACAAATGGGACCGTGAAGCCATGATAGAAAGTTTCTACATGACCAACATCTGTCCCCAGCACCATAATCTAAACCGGGGCGACTGGAACGAACTGGAACAAAAATGCCGCAAGTGGGTGAAAAAAGACAGTTGTCTTTACATTGTAGCCGGCCCTATCTTCTATGACCGGAAGCCACAGACCATAGGCGAGCATAAAGTGGCCGTGCCGGATGCTTTCTTTAAAGTGATACTTTCTCTGCACAAAAGGCCGAAAGCCATCGGATTTATCTATAAAAACAACGAAGGGAATAATCCACTGGACTCTTATGTAAACACTGTGGATGAAGTGGAGCGGATCACAGGGATAGACTTCTTCCCCGCCCTTCCCGATGATATAGAAAAGGCGGTAGAAGCAAGCTATAATTTGAAAGACTGGAAATAGTTACTCAAAATTCAATATACCGAAGAATTCGGGACAGTGGAAATTTGGTTTTTCCAGATTAATAGGATTCCATGAGAGGAAATGAGGTGTTTGTAATTTATCACCGCATTTGTAGAAATTGGCACGAACCGTCTTTCCGTCAAGACTGGTGATTTGATGTTTAAAAAAAGCAGAATAAGGAATGACTAATGCCAATTCCCAGCTGCACGCTTCTACCCGTTCTTCAAAAGGTTCGCGTCCCAGAGAAGACCAACGCTGCACCTTATCCATTACTTCTTGCGGAGCATGTTCGCGATTGCTACGTCCGGCACCTGCACCGATCAGCAAAGTCCCCACACAGTTACACTCTACATTATAATAAATACCGTCTCCCGCAGGAATAGAAAAGAATTCTACGCAAGCATCTTCCCATACAGCACCGTTATCTCCCGTTGCTACAGCACGCACACTAGCTTCCTTTACTTTATAATGAACCAAAATCGCATCGTCTGTATGGGCAATACGGAACTGCACTTCCGGCTGATAAGGAAATGCTTCCCAATTCACCGTATTGATCGGCTGGAAATCGACCTTTTCTTTGTCCAGCAAAGCAGGAACATTCTCCACCGCCACATTAGCCAGACTCACTTTCTTTACATTCAACTCTTTCATTTCTTTCTTTTGGAGGTTAGTTGCAGACAAGGAATAAAAACAGAGCAGAGATAAAAACAAGACTGCTGATTTCAACACCAAGTATGCAGGGGTTCTTTTACTCATATTTTGATTGCATTAAAGAAGCTACAAGTCACAAGCTACAAGTGGCTGCGCTCTAATAACGAAAGGCACTCGTAGCTTGTAACTCGTAGCTCGTAACTATCATACCAATGATTCCTTTATAAGCTCCTTCATCTCCAGTGTATGTTCCTCGGCACTCTGAAGCAATTTGAACTGCGCTTTTGTACGTACAAGGTTGTGTTCCGGATATTTAATCTTATAATAAGTATCACCATTAATATAATCTGCCAAAAAACGAACACACTGCATATAGGGGAACAACGCAGCGGCATACGGCAAGTTCTCAATCTCTATCGGAAGCAAAAAGACTTTCGCAGATTCCAGATAACCTTTTGCAAACGCCTTGAATATTTCCATATTGAAATTCACATTATCCAGATTTTCATCATCCTCGGCGCCCGTATTGGCTGCTGAACGAAGGAAGTCTCCAAAATCGGAAAAGATAAAATTGGGCATTACGGTATCAAGATCAATCACACAAAGTACTTTCCCTTCTTCATCGAACATCATATTGTTCACCTTCGTATCGCAGTGACATACACGTTTAGGCAATTTACCCTCACGATACAAACGTTCACCTTTACACATTTCGTCTGCACGCTTTTCAATCTCATCCAGATAATATTGCACTTCTTTCACCCGGCCCACCGCATCCGCAGCCACGGCATCCCGAAGCTGTTTCAGACGAAACTCCATATTATGGAAGTCAGGGATCGTCTCTCCCAGCGTATCCGGAATATCCGCAAGCATCGCCTGGAAATTGCCAAAAGCTACACCGGCATAATAAGAATATTCCGCATCCACCGTTTCATAAGTCTTTGCATTGGGGATGAAAGTCATGATGCGCCAATAGTTTTCTCCATCGTACCAATACGTTTTTCCCGTATCGGCAGGAATAAAAGAAAGCACCTTACGATCGATATCATCCGCTCCCTGTTCCGTAAGTTTCTTGCGGATATGCCGGGTAACGGCTTCAATGTTTGCCTGCAACATCTCCACATTTTGGAAGATAGCGTGGTTGATACGTTGCAATACATAGTCGGGCGCGCCGGCTTCCAGAGTAGTCACTTTGTACGTGTCATTGATCAGTCCGCTGCCCAAAGGCTGAATTTCATTAACTGTACCCTTCGTATTGAAATGGGATACAATGGATTGGAGGTTATTCATGATATTTTATAATAGATTTAAAATTGGTATGCAAATATACGCCTTCCGAATGAAAGCAAAAGTCAAAATTCGTCCGACAAACGCCCAAAAATATACATTTCGACAGACATAACCATAAAAATCAGCCAATAAACATCCCCCTTTTGAGCAAAACGCCTTATATTTGTGTTTGAAACCTTAAAATACCGGAGGAAAAGTGCAAAAGTTTATCAGAACGCTGTTTCTTGTTTTAGTAAGCATAGTTACGGCAAACGTACACAGCCAGAATATCACTTTCAATCATCTGACCACCGACGACGGCCTATCTCAGTTTAGTGTCAACAGTTTGTATATTGATGAAAATGGTATCTTATGGATTGGTACGCGCGAAGGTTTAAACCGCTACAATGGAAATGACATACAGACTTACAAACTGAACAAAAACGATCCCTACAGCCTCTTCTGTAACACCGTGCTCCGTATGGCAGGCGACCAGAACGGGAAAATCTACCTGCTCTGTACCGAAGGGGTTGCCCAGTTCGACCTGACTACTCAACGCTTCACCACCCTCCTGCAAGGAAATATCAATAGCATATATTATAAAAACGGCCTTTTCATCGGAAAAAAGAACGAAATATACCGCTACAATGAGCAAACCGACAACTTCGATCTTTATTACCAGATGGCAGGAGAAAACATCGAAATATCCTGTATGTTCGAAGACAAAGGACACATGTGGATAGGAACCACCAGCGAAGGTGTGTTCAATCTGAAACTAGACGGACATGTGCTAACCCACCCCATCGAGAAAGGAAATATCACCAGTATTTACCAAGACAATGCAG from Bacteroides sp. MSB163 includes:
- the lpxA gene encoding acyl-ACP--UDP-N-acetylglucosamine O-acyltransferase, translating into MISPLAFVDPAAKLGKNVTVQPFAYIEGDVEIGDDCIIMSGARILDGTRMGQKNKVHHGAVLGTTPQDFHYTGEKSMLIIGDQNDIRENVVVSRATHEGDATRIGNENFLMDSVHLCHDVQIGNHCVLGLKTIVAGDCRISDFTILSSNVILQQKCHIGSWVLIQSGCRIAKDVPPYVIMNGNPASYHGINAVVLQHKHQVSERILRHIVNAYRLIYQGNFSIHDALQKIEDQVPMSDEIHNIINFVRDSKGIVK
- a CDS encoding phosphotransferase enzyme family protein — translated: MNNLQSIVSHFNTKGTVNEIQPLGSGLINDTYKVTTLEAGAPDYVLQRINHAIFQNVEMLQANIEAVTRHIRKKLTEQGADDIDRKVLSFIPADTGKTYWYDGENYWRIMTFIPNAKTYETVDAEYSYYAGVAFGNFQAMLADIPDTLGETIPDFHNMEFRLKQLRDAVAADAVGRVKEVQYYLDEIEKRADEMCKGERLYREGKLPKRVCHCDTKVNNMMFDEEGKVLCVIDLDTVMPNFIFSDFGDFLRSAANTGAEDDENLDNVNFNMEIFKAFAKGYLESAKVFLLPIEIENLPYAAALFPYMQCVRFLADYINGDTYYKIKYPEHNLVRTKAQFKLLQSAEEHTLEMKELIKESLV
- a CDS encoding TolC family protein, whose amino-acid sequence is MKKQIITLMCATALLSSCHIYKSYDRPEDITAAGLYRDTTAVNDTLAADTANFGNLPWREVFTDPQLQALIEQALANNPDLRSAALNVKKAEAALMSARLAYAPTLALSPQGTVSSWDKGKATQTYSLPVTASWQIDLFGQILNPKRGAQVSLKQTQFYEQAVQTQVIANVANIYYTLLMLDRQLQITESTADILKKNVETVEAMKDAGIYNTTSAGVEQTRAAYAQVLASLPGMRQSIRETENALCLMLNQPAQEIERGVLENQQLPTEFSAGIPLQLLSNRPDVKAAEMSLAASYYDTNSARAAFYPQITLSGSAGWTNSAGSAIVNPGKLLASAIGSLTQPLFYRGANIARLKQAKAQEEQSKIQFQTTLLKAGNEVSNALYQYQMTSEKAVSREIQVNSARKAAEDTKELFNLGTSTYLEVLSAEQSYLSAQTSEVSDTFDRMQAVISLYQALGGGRK
- a CDS encoding DNA/RNA non-specific endonuclease — its product is MMRKKKKQTNSKKQLTLLIILIICSIVTTYQTTNSKEKATGIEQTETIVQNLPLNSDIYIKQTIAPGIPEILLQRTGYLVSYNSNTRIANWVAWKLTPERLKENTERINSFRPDPDLPKSKAVTTQDYKGSGWDRGHLCPAGDNKWDREAMIESFYMTNICPQHHNLNRGDWNELEQKCRKWVKKDSCLYIVAGPIFYDRKPQTIGEHKVAVPDAFFKVILSLHKRPKAIGFIYKNNEGNNPLDSYVNTVDEVERITGIDFFPALPDDIEKAVEASYNLKDWK
- a CDS encoding carbohydrate-binding family 9-like protein, yielding MSKRTPAYLVLKSAVLFLSLLCFYSLSATNLQKKEMKELNVKKVSLANVAVENVPALLDKEKVDFQPINTVNWEAFPYQPEVQFRIAHTDDAILVHYKVKEASVRAVATGDNGAVWEDACVEFFSIPAGDGIYYNVECNCVGTLLIGAGAGRSNREHAPQEVMDKVQRWSSLGREPFEERVEACSWELALVIPYSAFFKHQITSLDGKTVRANFYKCGDKLQTPHFLSWNPINLEKPNFHCPEFFGILNFE
- a CDS encoding efflux RND transporter permease subunit, coding for MKLDRFINRPVLSTVISVLIVILGLIGLATLPITQYPDIAPPTVSVRATYTGANAQTVLNSVIAPLEDQINGVENMMYMTSNATNSGSADISVYFKQGTNPDMAAVNVQNRVSMAQGLLPAEVTKVGVTTQKRQTSMLMVFSIYDETDQYNIEFLENYANINLIPEVKRVAGVGDAMVLGTDYSMRIWLKPDVMAQYKLIPNDVAAALAEQNIEAAPGQFGERGNQTFQYTIRYKGRLQQSEEFENIVIKAMENGEVLRLKDIADIELGRLTYSFNNTVNGHKAVSCIVFQMAGSNATQTISDLETLLNDYSDKLPAGLHINIAQSANDFLFASIHEVIKTLIEAFILVFIVVYVFLQDFRSTLIPAIAIPVALIATFFVLKLIGFSINLLTLSAMVLAIAIVVDDAIVVVEGVHAKLDQGYKSARAASIDAMSELGGAIVSITLVMMSVFIPVSFMGGTAGIFYRQFGLTMAIAIGFSALNALTLSPALCAIFLKPHDEHGEKKSTFISRFHTGFNVAYDKMLKKYKNNVLFFIQKKWLSFGLVAGSIVLLIFFMKITPTGMVPNEDTGTIMGVVTLPPGTSQERAQEVLHRVDSLVAAEPAVASRTVISGYSFIGGQGPSYGSIIIKLKNWDERSTMQNSNIVYITLFMRAQKIIKEAQVLFFAPPMISGYSASSDIELNMQDKTGGDLNHFFDVVKSYNAALEARPEINSAKTTFNPSFPQYMLDIDAAACKKAGISPSDILSTMQGYFGGLYASNFNSFGKMYRVMVQAEPEATKNLESLSSIKVRNGDEMAPITQFVSIKKVYGPDIISRFNLYTSMKVMVAPASGYTSGQALAAIAEVAKENLPAGFAYELGGMAREEAETSGSTTGLIFVLCFVFVYLLLSAQYESYILPLAVLLSIPFGLLGSFLFVNGMSAIGNISILKMIMGSMSNDIYMQIALIMLMGLLAKNAILIIEFALDRRKMGMSITWAAVLGAAARLRPILMTSLAMIVGLIPLMMASGAGANGNRTLGTSAIGGMLIGMILQIFIVPALFVAFQYLQEKIKPMEWADVDNSDAEPEIEQYTK
- a CDS encoding efflux RND transporter periplasmic adaptor subunit, which gives rise to MKSRLILLACCLSLFSCGQSDKTAGKAPEFAVITVETTTANLTNSYPATIRGKQDVEIRPMVSGFITKLHVDEGSVVRKGQVLFSIDPVQYQAAVNSAKAAVETAKAAVNTQELTVNNKRELNKKNIISNYDLQMAENQLAQTKAQLAQAEAQLVNAKNNLSYTSVTSPSDGVVGSIPYRVGSLVSPSVATPLTTVADISEMYAYFSMTERQLLSQIREGGSTKEILEKMPDVQLQLIDGTMYADSGRVETISGVIEQKTGSVTMRALFPNQRNVLRSGSTGNVVFPNPMTNVIMIPQSATTEIQDKKFVFVVQPDNTLKNTEIQVFKLNDGKYYYVTEGLKAGDKVVMEGVQNLRDGASITPITPAEKEAEYQKALKDQKEGNIQTAFN